One genomic window of Hymenobacter sp. J193 includes the following:
- a CDS encoding urate hydroxylase PuuD: MMHVVVLLVVAVVFFLILGASCVLHRVARTHRHGGALGEGGLTMQGFGYALTVLAVLFLLLVFYLLVQGTPWEGHLMEWLNIVVRLVHVTFGIAWIGASFYFVFLENALNRTDNVREELAGNLWAVHGGGFYYLEKYKLAPPRIPKALHWFKYEAYFTWLTGFSLLCVVYYFNAGAMLIDPQVLVISPLAGVAIGVGSFVVAWVLYHVLCRTPLVKNGLAMAVLGFLICTAFAWFYCQVFSARAAYLHFGAMLGTLMVGNVFFIIIPAQKAMVKAATEGQPLNPELGKHAGLRSLHNNYFTLPVLFVMISNHFPSTFGHSYPWAVLAAIALGTAGIKHWLNLREKHQATGLVFPLAAGLLLAVAFVTAPKTEAGAAAACTPNVGVAQVQGIVQLRCVRCHSATPTDEVFTTAPNGVVFDTPADIARLQDKVMQRVVVTKTMPQNNKTHMTQEERDLIRCWIEQGAKLE; the protein is encoded by the coding sequence ATGATGCACGTAGTGGTTTTGTTGGTAGTGGCGGTGGTGTTTTTCCTGATCCTGGGAGCCAGCTGTGTGCTGCACCGGGTGGCCCGCACCCACCGCCACGGCGGGGCCCTGGGTGAGGGGGGCCTCACCATGCAAGGCTTCGGCTACGCCCTCACGGTGCTGGCGGTGCTGTTTCTGCTGCTGGTGTTCTACCTGCTGGTCCAGGGCACGCCCTGGGAAGGCCACCTGATGGAGTGGCTCAACATTGTGGTGCGCCTCGTGCACGTCACCTTCGGCATTGCCTGGATTGGCGCCTCGTTCTACTTCGTGTTTCTGGAAAATGCCCTCAACCGCACCGACAACGTGCGCGAGGAGCTGGCCGGCAACCTCTGGGCCGTGCACGGCGGCGGCTTCTACTACCTGGAGAAGTACAAGCTGGCCCCGCCCCGGATTCCCAAGGCCCTGCACTGGTTTAAGTACGAGGCCTACTTCACCTGGCTTACCGGCTTCAGCCTGCTGTGCGTGGTGTACTATTTCAACGCCGGCGCCATGCTCATCGACCCGCAGGTGCTGGTCATCAGTCCGCTGGCCGGGGTGGCTATTGGGGTGGGCTCCTTTGTGGTGGCCTGGGTGCTTTACCACGTGCTCTGCCGCACGCCGCTGGTGAAGAACGGACTGGCTATGGCGGTGCTGGGCTTCCTGATTTGCACGGCCTTCGCGTGGTTTTACTGCCAGGTGTTCAGCGCCCGGGCGGCCTACCTGCATTTCGGGGCCATGCTGGGCACGCTCATGGTGGGCAACGTGTTTTTTATCATCATTCCGGCCCAGAAAGCCATGGTGAAGGCCGCCACCGAAGGCCAGCCGCTGAACCCTGAACTGGGCAAGCACGCCGGCCTCCGGTCCCTGCACAACAACTACTTCACGCTACCGGTGCTGTTTGTGATGATCAGCAACCACTTCCCCAGTACCTTCGGGCACAGCTACCCGTGGGCCGTGCTGGCCGCCATTGCCCTGGGTACGGCGGGCATCAAGCACTGGCTGAATCTGCGCGAAAAGCACCAGGCTACTGGCTTGGTGTTCCCGCTGGCGGCGGGCTTGCTGCTGGCCGTGGCCTTCGTCACGGCCCCGAAAACCGAAGCCGGCGCGGCGGCCGCCTGTACGCCCAACGTGGGCGTGGCTCAGGTGCAGGGCATCGTGCAGCTGCGGTGCGTGCGCTGCCACTCCGCCACGCCCACCGATGAGGTGTTCACCACCGCGCCCAACGGCGTGGTGTTCGACACACCCGCCGACATTGCCCGCCTCCAGGACAAAGTTATGCAGCGCGTGGTCGTGACCAAGACCATGCCCCAGAACAACAAAACTCACATGACTCAGGAGGAGCGGGACCTGATTCGGTGCTGGATAGAGCAGGGCGCGAAGCTGGAGTAG
- the allB gene encoding allantoinase AllB produces the protein MQDFALISKKVVLPTGVQPALVVVQAGRIAAVLEPGVPVQVPIIDVGDRAVLPGLIDPHVHINEPGRTAWEGFDTATRAALAGGLTTLVDMPLNSAPVTTSVANLELKLAAARLNLHTNVGFWGGIVPGNAAEVEGLIARGVLGFKAFLTHSGIDDFPNATEADLRAVMPLLARHGLPLLVHCELSQDDDAWKQGDKQSYPNYLASRPKNWEDEAVALMIRLCRETGCRTHIVHLSSADSLPQLAEAKAEGLPITVETGQHYLFFAAEDIPDGQTRFKCAPPIRERANNELLWQALQSGLIDFVATDHSPAPPDLKQLDSGDFTTAWGGIASLQLALPVLWTAAQQRGASLVDLAHWLSANPAKLIGQAHRKGQIAVGFDADLLVLDEEATFTVTEELLHHRHKTSPYVGQQLRGVVEQTYLAGQLVYTRPEFISLHQGQVVTR, from the coding sequence ATGCAGGATTTCGCTCTCATCAGTAAAAAAGTGGTGCTGCCCACCGGCGTGCAGCCGGCGCTGGTAGTGGTGCAGGCGGGCCGCATTGCGGCGGTGCTGGAACCCGGCGTGCCCGTGCAGGTGCCTATTATCGACGTAGGCGACCGGGCCGTGCTGCCGGGCCTCATCGACCCGCATGTGCACATCAACGAGCCGGGTCGCACCGCCTGGGAAGGGTTCGACACGGCCACCCGCGCCGCCCTGGCCGGCGGCCTCACCACGCTGGTGGACATGCCCCTGAACTCGGCGCCCGTCACGACTTCGGTGGCCAACCTGGAGCTGAAGCTGGCTGCCGCGCGCCTTAACCTGCATACCAACGTGGGCTTCTGGGGCGGCATAGTGCCCGGCAATGCGGCGGAGGTGGAAGGCCTGATTGCCCGCGGCGTGCTCGGCTTCAAGGCCTTTCTGACGCACTCCGGCATTGATGATTTTCCTAACGCTACCGAGGCCGACTTGCGCGCCGTGATGCCCCTGCTGGCCCGCCACGGCCTGCCCCTGCTGGTGCACTGCGAGTTAAGTCAGGACGATGACGCCTGGAAGCAGGGCGACAAGCAGTCGTACCCGAACTACCTGGCCTCGCGCCCCAAAAACTGGGAAGACGAAGCCGTAGCCCTCATGATCCGGCTGTGCCGGGAAACGGGCTGCCGCACGCACATCGTGCATCTATCTTCGGCCGACTCCCTGCCCCAACTGGCGGAAGCCAAGGCCGAAGGGCTGCCCATTACGGTGGAAACCGGCCAGCACTACCTGTTTTTCGCCGCCGAGGATATTCCCGATGGGCAGACGCGCTTTAAGTGCGCCCCGCCCATTCGGGAGCGGGCCAACAACGAGCTGCTTTGGCAGGCCCTGCAAAGCGGCCTCATCGACTTCGTAGCCACCGACCACTCCCCCGCCCCGCCCGACCTCAAGCAGCTCGATTCGGGCGACTTCACTACGGCCTGGGGCGGCATTGCCTCCCTGCAGCTGGCCTTGCCGGTGCTCTGGACGGCGGCCCAGCAGCGCGGCGCGTCCCTCGTAGACCTCGCGCACTGGCTGAGCGCCAACCCCGCCAAGCTCATCGGCCAGGCTCACCGCAAAGGCCAGATTGCCGTCGGCTTCGACGCGGATTTGCTGGTGCTGGATGAGGAAGCCACGTTCACGGTCACCGAAGAACTGCTGCACCACCGCCACAAAACCAGCCCCTATGTGGGCCAGCAGCTGCGCGGGGTAGTAGAGCAAACCTATCTGGCCGGTCAGCTGGTCTATACCCGTCCCGAATTCATCAGCCTTCACCAGGGCCAGGTCGTTACCCGCTAG
- a CDS encoding allantoate amidohydrolase yields MMTDYQSRAARVLGRIEELAAISEDAQGVTRTFGTEAFQQGRALVESWMRAAGLETRLDAIGNVRGRLVCPTPTAKTFVIGSHIDTVVNAGKYDGPLGVLLGLDLLEQLASQRAELPFHLELIAFSDEEGVRFHTTYLGSKVVAGSFDTSLLQRPDAHGHTLAEVLTAMGGRPEELAVDALPPESWLGYFEMHIEQGPVLWERPAPVALVTAIAGQRRVELTFRGMAGHAGTVPMLMRQDALTAAAEFVLAAELFAQQHGRNLVATVGKLQLPQSASNVIPGEAICSLDLRSPDESQLAAAYAQLQVQAAGIGQRRQVDVSWNLIQQTAPVACDAALNAQLAQAIAEAGQEVISLVSGAGHDAVPISQVAPATMLFIRCYQGISHNPLENVELPDVAAALKWQSGF; encoded by the coding sequence ATGATGACCGACTATCAAAGCCGCGCCGCCCGGGTGCTGGGCCGCATTGAAGAACTGGCCGCCATCAGCGAAGACGCACAGGGTGTAACGCGCACGTTCGGCACCGAAGCCTTCCAGCAGGGCCGCGCTTTGGTGGAAAGCTGGATGCGCGCCGCCGGCCTGGAAACCCGCCTCGACGCCATCGGCAACGTGCGTGGCCGCCTCGTGTGCCCCACCCCCACCGCCAAAACCTTCGTCATCGGCTCCCACATAGATACGGTGGTGAATGCCGGTAAGTACGACGGCCCGCTGGGCGTACTGCTAGGGCTCGACTTGCTGGAGCAGCTAGCCAGCCAGCGGGCAGAGTTGCCTTTTCATCTGGAGCTCATAGCCTTCAGCGACGAGGAAGGCGTGCGGTTCCATACCACATACCTGGGCAGCAAAGTCGTGGCCGGCTCCTTCGATACGAGCCTGCTGCAGCGGCCCGATGCCCACGGCCACACGCTGGCCGAGGTACTAACGGCTATGGGCGGACGGCCTGAGGAGCTAGCGGTCGACGCGCTGCCGCCGGAAAGCTGGCTGGGCTACTTCGAAATGCACATCGAGCAGGGCCCGGTGCTCTGGGAACGGCCGGCCCCGGTGGCGCTGGTGACGGCCATTGCCGGGCAGCGTCGCGTGGAGCTGACGTTCCGGGGCATGGCCGGCCACGCCGGCACCGTGCCCATGCTCATGCGCCAAGATGCCCTGACGGCCGCCGCCGAGTTTGTGCTGGCCGCCGAGCTGTTTGCTCAACAGCACGGCCGGAACCTGGTAGCCACCGTGGGCAAGCTGCAGTTGCCGCAGTCGGCCAGCAACGTGATTCCCGGTGAAGCCATCTGCAGCCTCGACTTGCGCAGCCCCGACGAAAGCCAGCTGGCCGCCGCCTACGCGCAACTCCAGGTCCAGGCCGCCGGCATCGGGCAGCGCCGCCAGGTGGACGTGAGCTGGAACCTCATCCAACAAACCGCGCCCGTCGCCTGCGACGCGGCCCTGAATGCGCAGCTCGCTCAGGCCATTGCTGAAGCCGGCCAAGAAGTTATTTCCCTGGTAAGTGGGGCGGGTCACGATGCGGTGCCCATTTCCCAGGTGGCCCCGGCTACCATGCTGTTCATCCGCTGCTACCAGGGCATCAGCCACAACCCGCTCGAAAACGTGGAGTTGCCCGATGTGGCAGCGGCCCTGAAGTGGCAGAGCGGTTTCTAA
- the allE gene encoding (S)-ureidoglycine aminohydrolase — MEISALTRSVVKRNHAIIAPDGYINSNVPGWTNCTVNVIINEQMGARLAQMLITLREGGQLTGRTEAAQIFFYVVAGQVQATIDGQERTLTEGQYVYVPIEKDYLFQQPTEGTQVLTFHKTYEPLAGHAVPGVVFGERDIAKAPVYMNDEALRIQELLPNELSFDMAVNIFTYSTGGHLPMVETHIMEHGLLYLQGQAIYMLDQQWYPVKKGDSIWMAPYCQQWATAMGQEDSVYIYYKNVNRFPTVI; from the coding sequence ATGGAAATTTCCGCTCTTACCCGTTCCGTCGTCAAGCGCAACCACGCCATTATTGCCCCGGATGGCTACATCAACAGTAATGTGCCGGGCTGGACGAACTGCACCGTCAACGTCATCATCAACGAGCAGATGGGCGCCCGCCTGGCTCAGATGCTGATTACCCTGCGCGAAGGTGGCCAGCTTACGGGCCGCACCGAGGCCGCGCAGATTTTCTTCTACGTGGTGGCTGGCCAGGTGCAGGCTACCATCGACGGGCAGGAACGCACCCTCACCGAAGGCCAGTACGTGTACGTGCCCATCGAAAAGGACTACCTGTTTCAGCAGCCCACGGAAGGCACCCAGGTACTGACCTTCCACAAAACCTACGAGCCGCTGGCGGGCCACGCAGTGCCGGGCGTGGTGTTTGGGGAGCGGGATATTGCCAAGGCCCCGGTGTACATGAACGACGAGGCCCTGCGCATTCAGGAGTTGCTGCCGAATGAGCTGAGCTTCGACATGGCCGTGAATATCTTCACCTATAGCACCGGCGGGCACCTGCCGATGGTAGAAACCCACATCATGGAGCACGGCCTGCTGTATCTGCAGGGCCAGGCCATCTACATGCTCGACCAGCAGTGGTACCCCGTGAAGAAGGGTGACTCGATCTGGATGGCGCCCTACTGCCAGCAGTGGGCCACCGCCATGGGCCAGGAAGACTCGGTGTATATCTACTACAAAAACGTGAACCGCTTCCCCACGGTGATATAA
- the uraD gene encoding 2-oxo-4-hydroxy-4-carboxy-5-ureidoimidazoline decarboxylase — MTLTELNDLPRPALTEALRKCCGATAWVTQMVDLFPIADEAVLLAEAARIWNSLDEADWREAFTHHPKIGDVASLKEKFASTSAWAAGEQGAVAQASEETLHALAAGNDAYEQKFGYIFIVCATGKSADEMLALLQARLPNEPAEEIRVAAEEQRKITEIRLKKLLTA; from the coding sequence ATGACCTTAACCGAACTCAACGACCTACCCCGCCCCGCCCTGACCGAAGCCCTGCGCAAGTGCTGCGGCGCTACTGCCTGGGTAACGCAGATGGTTGACCTTTTTCCCATAGCCGATGAGGCCGTTCTGCTGGCCGAAGCCGCCCGTATCTGGAACAGCTTGGATGAGGCCGACTGGCGCGAGGCTTTCACCCACCATCCCAAAATTGGGGATGTGGCCTCACTCAAGGAAAAATTTGCCAGCACCAGCGCCTGGGCCGCCGGGGAGCAGGGGGCCGTAGCCCAGGCCTCGGAGGAAACGTTGCACGCCCTAGCCGCCGGCAACGACGCCTACGAGCAAAAGTTCGGCTATATCTTCATCGTGTGCGCCACCGGCAAATCGGCCGACGAGATGCTGGCCTTGCTGCAGGCCCGGCTGCCGAATGAGCCGGCCGAGGAAATCCGCGTAGCCGCCGAGGAGCAACGCAAAATCACCGAAATACGGCTGAAGAAGCTGCTGACTGCATGA
- the uraH gene encoding hydroxyisourate hydrolase, with protein MSHLTTHILDTTLGRPAAGVTIALYGEQADSWQELARGQTNQDGRIPNLLPTDDALPAGTYKMKFFTAEYFARLGTATFYPFVEIVFTISGPEHYHVPLLLNPFGYTTYRGS; from the coding sequence ATGAGCCACCTTACCACTCATATTCTGGACACTACCCTGGGCCGGCCGGCGGCGGGCGTCACCATTGCGCTATACGGGGAGCAGGCCGACAGCTGGCAGGAGCTGGCCCGCGGCCAAACCAACCAGGACGGCCGCATCCCCAACCTGCTGCCCACCGACGATGCCCTGCCGGCCGGCACTTACAAAATGAAGTTCTTCACCGCCGAGTACTTCGCCCGCCTCGGCACGGCCACGTTCTACCCTTTCGTGGAAATTGTGTTCACCATCAGCGGCCCCGAGCACTACCACGTTCCCCTCCTGCTGAATCCGTTCGGCTACACCACGTACCGCGGCAGTTAA